A genomic window from Candidatus Andeanibacterium colombiense includes:
- the acnA gene encoding aconitate hydratase AcnA produces MTQVGKDSLSTRSTLKVGDKEYAYYSLAKAAETIGDVSRLPFSMKVLLENLLRFEDGAFTVSVGDIQALADWQKNPATGAEIQYRPGRVLLQDFTGVPCVVDLAAMRDALAKLGGDTSKINPLVPVHLVIDHSVMVDEFGHPKAFEKNVELEYQRNLERYDFLKWGSKSLDNFKAVPPGTGICHQVNLENIAQGVWTSQDQDGVTVAYPDTCVGTDSHTTMINGLGVLGWGVGGIEAEAAMLGQPVSMLIPEVVGFKVTGALAEGVTATDLVLTATQMLRARGVVGRFVEYFGPGLASLSLADRATLANMAPEYGATCGFFGIDDKTLEYLRLTGREEDQIALVEAYAKEQGFWADPANPDPIFTDTLELDLATVVPSLAGPKRPQDKVALPEVDDLFNADLISVYGKKAPARVPVDGAEHDVGDGDVVIAAITSCTNTSNPSVLVAAGLVAKKANEKGLKPKPWVKTSLAPGSQVVTDYLIKAGLQDHLDALGFDLVGYGCTTCIGNSGPLAGPISAAINGNDIVAASVLSGNRNFEGRVSPDVRANFLASPPLVVAYALKGTVTEDFTTTPLGQDQDGNDVFLKDVWPTNDEVSTLMNSSIDRGMFRARYADVYKGDEHWQKIDVTGSETYQWRPGSTYVANPPYFEGMTMTPNPVTDIVGALPLAILGDSVTTDHISPAGSIKEDSPAGRYLIGHQVAKADFNSYGSRRGNHDVMMRGTFANIRIKNEMVPGVEGGITKYAGETMAIYDAAMKYKADGTPLVIVAGKEYGTGSSRDWAAKGTNLLGVRAVIVESFERIHRSNLVGMGVLPLQFEEGQSRATLGLTGTDKFTILGLGSVTPGQPIEVEVTRADGTKFHFTAKCRIDTANEMEYYLNGGILQYVLRKLAA; encoded by the coding sequence ATGACCCAGGTCGGCAAGGACTCGCTCTCAACCCGCAGCACGCTCAAGGTAGGGGACAAGGAGTATGCCTATTACTCCCTCGCCAAGGCCGCGGAGACGATCGGGGACGTGAGCCGCCTGCCCTTCTCGATGAAGGTGCTGCTGGAGAATCTGCTGCGTTTCGAAGACGGCGCCTTTACCGTTTCGGTGGGTGACATCCAGGCGCTGGCCGACTGGCAGAAGAACCCGGCCACCGGCGCCGAGATCCAGTACCGCCCGGGCCGCGTGCTGCTGCAGGACTTCACCGGTGTGCCCTGCGTGGTCGATCTTGCCGCGATGCGCGACGCGCTCGCCAAGCTCGGCGGCGACACCTCCAAGATCAACCCGCTGGTCCCGGTCCACCTGGTGATCGACCACTCGGTGATGGTGGACGAATTCGGCCATCCCAAGGCATTCGAGAAGAACGTCGAACTCGAATACCAGCGCAACCTCGAGCGTTACGACTTCCTCAAGTGGGGATCGAAGAGCCTCGACAATTTCAAGGCCGTGCCCCCGGGCACCGGCATCTGCCATCAGGTCAATCTGGAGAACATCGCGCAGGGTGTGTGGACCAGCCAGGACCAGGACGGCGTGACGGTCGCCTATCCCGACACCTGCGTCGGCACCGACAGCCACACCACGATGATCAACGGCCTCGGCGTGCTCGGCTGGGGCGTCGGCGGGATCGAGGCCGAAGCGGCGATGCTCGGCCAGCCGGTCTCGATGCTGATCCCCGAAGTGGTCGGTTTCAAGGTCACCGGCGCGCTGGCCGAAGGCGTGACCGCGACCGACTTGGTGCTCACCGCGACGCAGATGCTGCGCGCGCGCGGCGTGGTCGGCCGGTTCGTCGAATATTTCGGCCCGGGCCTCGCCTCGCTTAGCCTCGCCGACCGCGCGACCCTCGCCAACATGGCGCCCGAGTATGGCGCGACCTGCGGCTTCTTCGGAATCGACGACAAGACGCTCGAATATCTGCGCCTCACGGGGCGCGAGGAAGACCAGATCGCGTTGGTCGAAGCCTATGCGAAGGAACAGGGCTTCTGGGCCGACCCGGCCAATCCCGATCCGATCTTCACCGACACGCTCGAACTCGATCTCGCCACCGTGGTGCCGTCACTCGCCGGCCCCAAGCGCCCGCAGGATAAGGTCGCGCTGCCCGAGGTCGACGATCTGTTCAACGCCGACCTGATCAGCGTCTATGGCAAGAAGGCCCCGGCCCGCGTGCCGGTCGATGGCGCCGAGCATGACGTCGGCGACGGCGACGTGGTGATCGCCGCGATCACCAGCTGCACCAACACCTCGAACCCCAGCGTGCTGGTCGCCGCCGGCCTCGTTGCGAAGAAGGCGAACGAAAAGGGCCTGAAGCCGAAGCCGTGGGTCAAGACCAGCCTCGCCCCCGGATCGCAGGTGGTCACCGACTATCTGATCAAGGCCGGCCTGCAGGACCATCTCGACGCGCTCGGCTTCGATCTGGTCGGCTATGGCTGCACCACCTGCATCGGTAACTCCGGCCCGCTCGCCGGGCCGATCAGCGCCGCGATCAACGGCAACGACATCGTCGCCGCGTCGGTGCTCTCGGGCAACCGCAACTTCGAAGGCCGCGTCAGCCCGGATGTGCGCGCGAACTTCCTCGCTTCGCCGCCGCTGGTGGTCGCCTATGCGCTCAAGGGCACGGTGACAGAAGACTTCACCACCACCCCGCTCGGCCAGGATCAGGACGGCAACGACGTATTCCTGAAGGACGTGTGGCCGACCAATGACGAAGTCTCGACGCTGATGAACAGCTCGATCGACCGCGGCATGTTCCGGGCCCGCTACGCCGACGTCTACAAGGGCGACGAGCACTGGCAGAAGATCGACGTCACCGGCTCCGAAACCTACCAGTGGCGCCCGGGTTCGACCTATGTCGCCAACCCGCCCTATTTCGAGGGCATGACGATGACCCCGAACCCGGTCACCGACATCGTCGGCGCGCTGCCGCTGGCGATCCTCGGCGATTCGGTCACCACCGACCACATCAGCCCGGCGGGCTCGATCAAGGAAGACAGCCCGGCGGGCCGCTACCTGATCGGCCATCAGGTAGCGAAGGCGGACTTCAACTCCTATGGTTCGCGCCGCGGCAACCATGACGTGATGATGCGCGGCACCTTCGCCAATATCCGCATCAAGAACGAAATGGTCCCTGGCGTCGAAGGCGGCATCACCAAATACGCCGGCGAGACGATGGCGATCTACGATGCGGCGATGAAGTACAAGGCCGACGGCACCCCGCTGGTGATCGTCGCGGGCAAGGAATACGGCACCGGTTCCAGCCGCGACTGGGCGGCCAAGGGCACCAATCTGCTCGGCGTGCGCGCGGTGATCGTCGAGAGCTTCGAGCGCATCCACCGCTCGAACCTCGTCGGCATGGGCGTGCTGCCGCTGCAGTTCGAGGAAGGCCAGAGCCGCGCGACACTGGGCCTTACCGGAACCGACAAGTTCACGATCCTCGGCCTCGGCAGCGTGACGCCCGGCCAGCCGATCGAGGTCGAAGTGACGCGCGCGGACGGCACCAAGTTCCACTTCACCGCCAAGTGCCGCATCGATACCGCCAACGAGATGGAATACTACCTCAACGGCGGCATC
- a CDS encoding DMT family transporter: MKPAASMMPFVAIIAGIAVYSAMDTSMKFASLAVGAFSATFWRSVVGCVLVVPLWLREGARLPQGVLLRLHIIRGVVTAGVATSFFYGLVRLRLAEAIAITFIAPLIALFLAAVVLGEKIGRAAIGASLLGLVGVLVIALARAGEANAHPQAALGVAAVLFSAALYAWNLILQRQQALLAKPAEVAVFQNGITTLTLAVAAPWLLVLPHGGEWFSIGVSSVLQVAALMLASWAYGRAEAQALVPFEYTAFLWAVLLGWIAFHETVELPTIAGAVLIVAGCLLAAPKRAEHIEQTAL; the protein is encoded by the coding sequence ATGAAGCCCGCCGCCTCCATGATGCCTTTCGTCGCGATAATTGCCGGGATCGCGGTCTATTCGGCGATGGACACGTCGATGAAGTTCGCCTCGCTCGCGGTCGGGGCCTTCAGCGCGACATTCTGGCGCAGCGTTGTCGGCTGCGTACTGGTGGTGCCGCTGTGGCTGCGCGAAGGCGCGCGCCTGCCGCAAGGCGTGCTGCTGAGGCTGCATATCATCCGGGGGGTGGTGACCGCGGGTGTCGCGACCAGCTTCTTCTACGGCCTGGTCCGCCTGCGGCTGGCCGAAGCGATCGCGATCACGTTCATCGCCCCGCTGATCGCGTTGTTCCTCGCGGCGGTGGTGCTGGGCGAGAAGATCGGCCGCGCGGCGATCGGCGCCTCGCTGCTCGGCCTGGTCGGCGTGCTGGTGATCGCCCTCGCCCGCGCGGGTGAAGCAAATGCCCATCCCCAAGCGGCGCTGGGGGTCGCGGCGGTGCTGTTCTCCGCCGCGCTCTATGCGTGGAATTTGATCCTCCAGCGCCAGCAGGCATTGCTGGCCAAGCCCGCCGAGGTCGCGGTGTTCCAGAACGGCATCACCACGCTGACACTCGCGGTGGCCGCGCCGTGGCTGCTGGTGCTGCCGCACGGGGGCGAATGGTTCAGCATCGGCGTGAGTTCGGTACTGCAGGTCGCGGCGCTGATGCTTGCGAGCTGGGCCTATGGCCGCGCCGAAGCGCAGGCACTGGTGCCGTTCGAATATACCGCGTTCCTGTGGGCCGTGCTGCTGGGCTGGATCGCATTCCACGAAACGGTCGAGCTGCCGACCATTGCCGGCGCGGTGCTGATCGTCGCCGGCTGCTTGCTCGCCGCGCCGAAACGCGCCGAGCATATCGAGCAGACCGCGCTTTAA
- a CDS encoding murein L,D-transpeptidase catalytic domain family protein: MGIVFDRRKLLKAGGAALAATALPGRVFAQASPLTERDRKVLEIAQREVERAGKVLWRRDIAGIADFSTHSSFPRFHFANLEQGSVRSFLVAHGSGSDPQHTGFLQWFSNEPGSNSTSRGAYVTWEWYNGKYGVSIRLGGLDADNSNTLERAIVAHPAAYATQDHVARWGKLGRSNGCFAMGPDDFNEALWHLSGGRLLFADKLGLGPEYVPPVAPAPVPGGTELEENAPAAPVQS, from the coding sequence ATGGGAATAGTGTTTGATCGCAGGAAACTGCTGAAGGCCGGCGGCGCTGCACTGGCGGCCACTGCGCTGCCGGGCAGAGTGTTCGCGCAGGCCTCGCCGCTCACCGAGCGCGACCGCAAGGTGCTCGAGATCGCGCAGCGCGAAGTCGAGCGCGCGGGCAAGGTGCTGTGGCGCAGGGACATCGCCGGAATCGCCGATTTCAGCACCCATTCGTCGTTCCCGCGGTTCCATTTCGCCAATCTCGAACAGGGTTCGGTGCGCAGCTTCCTGGTCGCGCACGGCTCGGGTTCGGACCCGCAACACACCGGTTTCCTGCAGTGGTTCTCGAACGAGCCGGGTTCCAACTCGACCAGCCGCGGGGCCTATGTCACCTGGGAATGGTATAACGGCAAATACGGCGTCTCGATCCGCCTCGGCGGGCTCGATGCCGACAATTCCAACACGCTCGAACGCGCGATCGTGGCGCATCCGGCGGCCTATGCGACGCAGGATCACGTCGCCCGGTGGGGCAAGCTCGGCCGTTCGAACGGCTGCTTCGCGATGGGCCCGGACGATTTCAACGAAGCGCTGTGGCACCTCTCGGGCGGACGGCTGCTGTTCGCCGACAAGCTCGGCCTGGGCCCAGAATATGTCCCCCCGGTTGCGCCCGCGCCGGTGCCGGGAGGAACCGAGCTCGAAGAAAACGCGCCGGCAGCGCCGGTCCAGAGCTGA
- a CDS encoding GNAT family N-acetyltransferase, which translates to MSIAIRAAAPADLPLIAALIRELAEYEKLAHDVRFDEAVLGAKLFGPRPYAEVLIGEADGAALGFALFFHSFSTFEGRPGIYLEDLFVRPEARGKGLGKALLAELARLAVERDCARLEWSVLDWNEPSIGFYKSLGAAAMDQWIGMRVDGDALTALAGATG; encoded by the coding sequence GTGAGCATTGCCATCCGGGCCGCCGCCCCCGCCGATCTCCCGCTGATCGCAGCGCTGATCCGCGAGCTGGCCGAATACGAAAAACTCGCCCACGATGTGCGCTTCGACGAGGCTGTGCTGGGCGCGAAACTGTTCGGTCCGCGCCCCTATGCCGAAGTGCTGATCGGCGAGGCCGATGGTGCCGCGCTCGGCTTCGCGCTGTTCTTTCACAGCTTCTCGACCTTCGAAGGGCGCCCCGGGATCTATCTCGAGGATCTGTTCGTGCGGCCCGAAGCGCGCGGCAAGGGGCTGGGCAAGGCGCTGCTGGCCGAACTGGCGCGGCTGGCGGTGGAGCGGGACTGCGCGCGGCTCGAATGGTCGGTGCTCGACTGGAACGAACCGTCGATCGGCTTCTACAAGAGCCTCGGCGCCGCGGCGATGGACCAGTGGATCGGGATGCGGGTCGATGGCGATGCGCTCACCGCACTGGCAGGCGCGACCGGCTGA
- a CDS encoding L,D-transpeptidase family protein — MPVAPEAVATMPQGPNVWLASDARQLLTLVRGIASEGLEPGDYDIPALSAALLGGEGPELDATADRVFGWLIEDLRDGRTPMEARKQWFVVDPDADALPTARVMADALAAHNVAGVVAKLAPTNPDYALLKDALAKTPATNKKRIAMIQANMDRWRWLAHDLGDQYLLTNVPEFQLRLTVNDKIIRTYKTIVGKPGKTATPQLAEIVEGVIFNPTWTVPQSIVKGEGLGAKVIGNPSWAKAAGYRGTKSANGTITVVQQPGPGNSLGMMKLDMPNEHAIFLHDTPSRGLFNSDMRALSHGCVRTERALELAITMSIIGKGADKDEAVAISNSGKYTRVGLKKTFPVYITYFTMGRDINGELRTYNDIYGRDAPVLASFDAPRVANRARKTSEKVIEIIDDLQNS; from the coding sequence ATGCCGGTCGCCCCCGAAGCGGTCGCGACTATGCCTCAAGGCCCGAATGTGTGGCTCGCCAGCGATGCGCGCCAGTTGCTCACGCTGGTCCGGGGTATCGCTTCGGAAGGGCTGGAGCCCGGCGATTACGACATTCCGGCGCTCTCGGCTGCGCTCCTTGGCGGCGAAGGTCCCGAACTCGACGCGACCGCGGATCGCGTGTTTGGCTGGCTGATCGAGGATCTGCGCGACGGGCGCACGCCGATGGAGGCGCGCAAGCAGTGGTTCGTGGTCGATCCCGACGCCGATGCCCTGCCGACCGCCCGGGTGATGGCCGATGCGCTGGCCGCGCACAATGTCGCCGGCGTGGTCGCGAAGCTCGCGCCGACCAATCCCGATTACGCGCTGCTCAAGGATGCGCTCGCCAAGACGCCGGCGACCAACAAGAAGCGCATCGCGATGATCCAGGCCAACATGGACCGCTGGCGCTGGCTCGCCCACGATCTCGGCGACCAGTATCTGCTGACCAATGTGCCCGAATTCCAGCTGCGCCTGACGGTCAACGACAAGATCATCCGCACCTACAAGACCATCGTCGGCAAACCGGGCAAGACCGCGACCCCGCAGCTGGCCGAGATCGTCGAGGGCGTGATTTTCAACCCGACCTGGACCGTGCCGCAATCGATCGTGAAGGGCGAAGGCCTCGGCGCGAAGGTGATCGGCAATCCGTCCTGGGCCAAGGCGGCCGGCTACAGGGGCACCAAGAGCGCCAACGGCACGATCACCGTGGTCCAGCAGCCTGGTCCGGGCAACTCGCTCGGGATGATGAAGCTCGACATGCCGAACGAGCATGCGATCTTCCTCCACGACACGCCGTCGCGCGGGCTGTTCAATTCCGACATGCGCGCGCTCAGCCATGGCTGCGTGCGGACCGAGCGGGCGCTTGAGCTAGCGATCACCATGTCGATCATCGGCAAGGGAGCGGACAAGGACGAGGCGGTCGCGATCTCGAATTCGGGCAAATACACCCGAGTCGGCCTCAAGAAGACCTTCCCGGTCTACATCACCTATTTCACGATGGGCCGCGACATCAACGGCGAGCTCAGGACCTATAACGATATCTACGGCCGCGATGCGCCGGTGCTGGCGAGCTTCGACGCGCCCCGCGTCGCCAACCGCGCGCGCAAGACGAGCGAGAAGGTCATCGAGATCATCGACGATCTCCAGAATTCCTGA